The following is a genomic window from Cygnus atratus isolate AKBS03 ecotype Queensland, Australia chromosome 8, CAtr_DNAZoo_HiC_assembly, whole genome shotgun sequence.
GAAGGAACCTTGGGGCCCTCCCCAAAACCTCAGTGCTTGTTCTATTGGGTGCCAGGCACACGCTGGCACAGCGGGAGCTTCCTGGGTAGAGCTGCCTTGGCGAGAAGCGTGCAGCCCTGGCTCCTTCagtccctttctcctcctgcgGTACCTGCAAACTTAGGGTCTCACCACTTTCACCATGCATcaccctctcttcctcctccttctccttctcctgcctgGCACATGGGCAGATCCAGAAGGTAAGCGGGAGTCCTTCCTCACCCCCTCTATCCTTCTGCGGACCTCACAGGCGagcttctcctttttccctgccCGTTCCATGTGTTTGCCACTTCAGCCCTGCTTGTCCTCTGGCTACACACCTCCTCCCTGACTGGAATGCATCCAACTCTAAGGGTTGTGGAGGGTGGGAGATGGGGCTGCCAAGGCCACAGTGTTCgtgggggggaggcaggggagcacAGGTTCCTATGACTTTGAGGATCCATCCCTCtatcccttttctttccccaggcCTCTCCCTGTGTTCCCCTCTCCCCTTGCTGACTCATAGGGTCTCCCACAGGGTCCTTCACCGTCCGGCTGCTCCAGATTTCCACTTTCCAAAACACCTCCTCTGTGGAGACAGAGGGATTGGGCCTGCTGGAAGACATAGAGCTTGGGGCTCTGGACAAGCACACCTGGAGTATCCACTTCTATCAGCCCTGGGTgcgcccagccctgccccgcaGTGACTGGGACACCATTGAGAACATGATAAAAATCTACCTGCAGAAGTTCAGCCACCTGATCAATGATGGTGCTAGTGAGAGAGATGTGCCCTGTGAGTATCTCATGTTCTCAGCATCTCCACTCTGAACTGGAGTCCAGGAGGTGGGGAAGAACCCAGTCCTGTGCCCGAGACACTGACCACACCCCCATCCCCTCACACCGTatctctctcctctctgccctTCCAGACCCTTTTGTGGTCCAGTGCGTGGCAGGCTGTGAGCTATACCCCAACAGGACCTCCCGTGCCTTTGCCTATGTGGGCTACAATGGCCAGGACTTCCTCAGCTATGATGTGGACCATGGCAAGTGGATCCTCTATGAAGACACCGATCTGGCACGGTATGTCCAGGCCACTCTCCAGAACTACACCGCCTTCAGTGAGCTGGTACAAGTCCTCTTCAACGATACCTGTGTTGATGACATGGAGTTGTTACTACAGTATGGGAAGGCAGCTCTGGCGAGACAAGGTGAGACCGCCCCGACTCAGACACAGcccaccccaaagccccccacTACGGGGACCAAGTTATGCCCCCGCTGGGGTTCTCTCTAACCCTTGCTCTTACCCTTACCCAGAGCCACCCGTGGCCACCGTCTTCGCTCGTGCACCtggcccagcccagctcctgttGGTTTGCCTTGTCACTGGCTTCTACCCGCGGACCATCAGTGTGGCCTGGCTGCGGGATGGCCAGGAGGTGCTGCCAGGCCCGGCGCTTACCACTAGTGCAATCTTGCCCAACGCTGACCTCACCTACCAGCTCCGCAGCATCCTGGCCGTGAACCCTGGCGATGGGCACAGCTACACCTGCCGTATACGCCACTGCAGCTTGGGTACTCGCAGCCTGCTCATCCCCTGGGGTAGGTTCTAGGGATGGGGATGATGCACTGTCCTACACCCCGAGACAGTCATGGGTAATGGATGGAAGTTATAAAGCTCATGGTCACCCGCTCTGTGTGTTTCTCAGGGAACTCGAAGGCTGTGCTGATCTCGGGGCTTGTGGCTGCTCTTTCGGCAGGTGTGACTGTGGCTGCCATCGTGGTGCTTTGGGTCTGGAGACGTAGGTGAGGCTCTTCCTGCCTTGCTGCGTGGCActgggagaagaggggaagaaatggCCCCAGGGGGTCACTGCATTCAGCAGCAtagctcctgctccagcctcacTGGATGCTGGCTGTGTGTCCAGGAGGCCTCTGAAATGTAGCACCAAAGAACTCGGTCTCTCAAAAGGTTTGTCCCCctctcatttcagaaaataccaGAAGATGGAGGAATCAGAGCCCAGGAGCTCCATCGTGAGTAATGAAGCTTAGCCCAGGAGACAGCAAACAAATGCCTTTTGATTCCACCACCCTCGTGAAGATAAAATCTCTACCTTGTTCTGCTGCAACAAAcccttgggcactgccagaAGTGAGATTGACTTGACTTGGAGCTCCAGTGGGAAAACCTGGGCAGGTCCTGACCTGTTTCAATTTACTAAATAGGCAGGCATATAAGTCTGAGACCCTCTCGCTCCTTATAtgtaaagatatatatataaagatcCCTTACCTCATGGATCTGCCTGTGCACCTGCTGAAGCTTTTTAAGGTACACCAGTTCCCAGTGGCAATTTCTACTAGTTCTGATATAACAATATATTTAGGCAGTAAGCAGTGTCCTTCTATTGTAACTTTctactacctttttttttctttttttcttttctttctccccaaaacTGCCTTTATTAACTATattccagaaatatttatgcTGAACCTGAATTATGGCATGCAGACTAACACCACTTGGCCACAAACCATGTTTGAAAGCATTGAGTAACACTGAAATTGATGTAATCTGTGGGAGTGACAGATGtgtatgaaatgaaattaaacatcGATATTTTCATCAAGAACACTTCTTTCCTCTGGGTTTTGGTGGGCTCATGGAAGTTTTGGCCAGCTGCAAATGGAAATGGGAGTGTGGCACCACTGAATTATCAGTGCTAATTGCGGGAAATACCAgagcaataataataacaattagaaattatttgtgCATATACTAACATGTTCTTAagtatttcatggaaaaaagCAACTGTGCACACAGGGGCAAAGTGTCCCCAGACTTCCTgaatgaggggaaaaaggaagtcAACCTCTCATCAGACAGTGGAGTTTAGACATATGTAAGAAGAAATTTAGTTTATGCTCCCAGTCACCCACTTGAACATGAGGCttcaaaaggttttgtttcaCAGGCAGCTTCCTCAGAAAGTTTCACAGGAAAGGTTTCTGGCACCCATGTGTGAGTCAAACAGCTGAGTCACAAGAAAATACCACTGGCTTGTGGCCACATCCACCACAGCTATGCCAATGCCTATGAACCATAATGCTGTGGGCAGGATTGAATTTCCATGACAGCCAAAGTCATCTGCTGGTGTTGCAGGGTTGAGGGGTCTTGGTGCGGGAGAAGATTGTATTGAGACTCACCTGATAGCTTGCTGGGCTAGGACAGATGGATGAAACGTTCAGCTTTGGCAAGGACTCATCTCAGGACTGGGAGGCTGCAGTCTCAGCACCAACAGAACATATGGGCAATTTGTTCCCTGAACACAGAGTGAGCCTGGAGTGAAACATTCCACAGTGCTTGGAAGATGATGCAGGCTGAAGTCCGACCGCTGAACCTGAAGAACAGGGAGCCAAACGCTCTCCTCTGATCCCCGTGCCAGTGACCCTGCCAGGAGAGATGGAAATATTCTGTGAGCATGTCTGGACATCCCCTGGGTGATGCTGAGATGAGCCACAGGGGAAGTGGGATCATCAGTGCAGTTTCTGAGCCAGCCAGGCAATCACAGCATCCCCACTTCTCCATGGGGCAGCtctagggaagggaaggggttTGTTGTCCTCATCTCACTGTGTCTGACTGTTGGGTGCGCgggctcagcctgcagcagccccgtACGGGCCTTCCCCGTgaccctgctgcagccagatgCAGACATGAAGCGGGGAACCCGGGTCCCGGTTGTGCTTGGGTGGGTAACAGGCACCCCactggaggcagaggaggcaCCCTGGCCTGGATTGTGTTTGAAGGTTATCAGGGTGTCCTGTCTCAAACTTCCCCTCAGCTGAGGTTTCAGTTCTGCCTTCTGCACCAAGGTGGGCATccccagggaaggggaaaagaaactgTGGGTGAGGGGATGTGCCGGGGACAGCCAGAGAGGAGCAGTGGCTAGGGGACCTGGTGATGAGGCCTCCCTGGCGCTAGGCCACCCCGCTGAGCCACAGCTGGATGCTGATTACaatggcagccaggagggtATACTGCATTTTAGGATGCATTAAGCACAGCATAACCAGCCAGGCAAGAGAGGTGATTCTCTTTTGAAGAGAGAAGGGGAGCGCCAGGTTGCAGCGCAACCCCAAGCTGTCTCCTGGGAGGTGCCAGAGCCCCACAGCACTGTGGGGGAGTGAGGAAGCAGAGAGGTGGCCCTGAGCTGTCCTGAGTGGATGAAGCTCTCTGGAAATGGGGGTGCAGCCCCCCTGCAATAGGCCTTGTGCAACACATGGCAGGGatggaggagttgtggactaGGGGGACCACAGCCAGAGGTGCCCtccccctgtcccagctctgaCATCATGCCTGGACATGTGCTGCCACTCTAAAGCTCCAATGGCAGGTAGTGGGGAATGGTCTTTTAAGTAAAAGTTTGACTCTAGGTTACGGTTGTATTGCATGCTGATTAACAAGATTTTAACCCTATCTGCAGAGGGCTCAGGTCAGAGAAAGGTCTATATAACTCAGAGTTCTAGAAATTCTGTGCAAATGTAAGCTGCTCTAAATGCGATAGTTAGTAGACAACAAACTACACCTATAATTATTGTTTATATACAATAATAAATCTCTAATTGTGCACAACTCCGTGGCCAGTCCTCATTCTCAAGGGTCCCTAAAAGAACCTGCCTGTCCTCTGTAGTGCCAGATGACAggccctttcccctccccacccctcccaggGTTCGTTCTTCTCATGCTGTTGCTGCTGCGGCCTTGCTATGGGCACCATGCAGCTCTCTTGGtccctcttcttctctttctgttcttcctcctcctcttcctccccctctctGGGACATGAGCAGACTTGGGGGCAAGTTGGAGGCCCAGCTTATCCCCATCTATCCCCATTCCTCCACTGTGGGACCCCATAAGAGTAGCAGGGGGTTGGACACAGCCAGGCCACTACCCCCTGCATGGAGGGGTCGGTTCCCAGCACCAGGGGGGCACTCTCCACTTCACAGCATGCCAAGGTGCCCGTTCTTGCCCCCTCCACTCCTGCTTCTAGTTCTGGGCTTACTGCTTCACACTAACCTGTGGGGCCAGGGTCTCTCAGACAAACCTGGGATGCTGGTGTATCTCCAAAGGTGTGTGactcctgcaggcagcctgtGAGCACCAGGAGGTCTCAGACCCTGGTGGCACAACACACCTGCACTGGACTCCAGCCCTTTGAGAAGTTCCTGGGTACCACCCTGATCCTGCGGGATCATTTCTCTTGTGATTGAAGGGTCCCTGCATCCTTTGCATGCCCACCCTGTGAATTGATGCTCAGACGTTCCTTCTGTAGCTACACGAGTCTTTGGTAGTGTCCCCAGCCCACAATTCGCATGCTGGAGGCAGGTGCTCACCACACTCTGGCCAGGGGGACACTTATTGACCCCAAATGGGCTCCACTCTGTGCTGCCATCTCCTGGGGTCTCATCCGGAGCCACAAGAAATACACTGCCAGTGTCACACGCTCTTCTGCCTCCTGTCTTCTGTCAGGAGTCAGTCTCCCCCAGGCACTGCCCAGTAGCCCCTTCGTCCCAAAACCCAGGTAAAATgtcttttccccctctccccttcctctttaTCCCCTGTGTTGTGTGCAGGTCTCTGGTGGATCTGGGTCCTGGAAAAGATGCTCCTCTCTGGTGCAACCATCAGAGCCGAGGTCCCCCACTGTCTCCTCCACATGGCCAAGCGACAGCTCCCAGAATGAAATTACATTACAAGATCATAAGTGGCTGCAGAACTGGTGCTGGTGAGGGCATTTTGAGTTCTTTGACCACAACATTCTGTTCAAGGATCAGAATCTGCTTGGGAGAGATGGGTTCCACCTCATTAAGTGGGACAAAGACATTTTTGCCAGTAGGATGGCTGACCTCATAAGGAGgactttaaaaactttaaactAGGAATgaagcaggagggagagagTAACCAGTGGCACTGTGAGGGAGTGACAG
Proteins encoded in this region:
- the LOC118243420 gene encoding T-cell surface glycoprotein CD1b-3-like; translated protein: MHHPLFLLLLLLLPGTWADPEGSPTGSFTVRLLQISTFQNTSSVETEGLGLLEDIELGALDKHTWSIHFYQPWVRPALPRSDWDTIENMIKIYLQKFSHLINDGASERDVPYPFVVQCVAGCELYPNRTSRAFAYVGYNGQDFLSYDVDHGKWILYEDTDLARYVQATLQNYTAFSELVQVLFNDTCVDDMELLLQYGKAALARQEPPVATVFARAPGPAQLLLVCLVTGFYPRTISVAWLRDGQEVLPGPALTTSAILPNADLTYQLRSILAVNPGDGHSYTCRIRHCSLGTRSLLIPWGNSKAVLISGLVAALSAGVTVAAIVVLWVWRRRKYQKMEESEPRSSIVSNEA